The Longimicrobium sp. genome includes a region encoding these proteins:
- a CDS encoding nuclear transport factor 2 family protein, producing MRRLALPVLLLAALAARPAPAQTAADSAAVRAAVLDYIEGLYQVDTARVNRSVSAELAKRSVGRFQDTGREYLRPMSKDVLLNVAATFNRAGTTPRDARREITILDMMDRTATVRLVASEWVDYMHLAKLNGRWLIVNVLWQDLPGGS from the coding sequence ATGCGCCGACTCGCCCTGCCGGTCCTGCTCCTGGCCGCCCTCGCCGCGCGCCCCGCGCCCGCGCAGACGGCGGCCGACTCCGCCGCGGTGCGCGCGGCCGTGCTGGACTACATCGAGGGGCTGTACCAGGTCGACACCGCGCGCGTGAACCGCAGCGTCAGCGCGGAGCTGGCCAAGCGCAGCGTGGGCCGCTTCCAGGACACCGGCCGCGAGTACCTGCGCCCGATGTCGAAGGACGTGCTGCTGAACGTGGCCGCCACCTTCAACCGCGCCGGCACCACGCCCCGCGACGCGCGCAGGGAGATCACCATCCTCGACATGATGGACCGCACCGCCACCGTGCGGCTGGTCGCCAGCGAGTGGGTGGACTACATGCACCTGGCGAAGCTCAACGGCCGCTGGCTGATCGTGAACGTGCTCTGGCAGGACCTGCCGGGCGGCTCGTGA
- a CDS encoding serine hydrolase: MTPALAAVAAALLDGLWKGALLAAAVALLLRLLRERSAGARYAAWWATLLAVALLPVLSLSRAAMEPSPAAAAAPAPAWTDAPLPASAAAPVAAAGDAAPARDAAPIVPAADPEAPRAMDAGPGFATAPVRIPGPRIAAGAVVLLGIGVLAWLVRWGAGVRGVRRLKRWAAPLPGEVEAALAPLAARAGLRRPVRFGSTHEVATPVAAGFLRPMVLVPARLLDELPRQDLAGVVLHELVHLRRRDDWAILAQRLVEALCWWHPAARWIGRRLDLEREIACDAAVARLTGDGRGYAGSLVRLARLARPAPAVLAPGAAGAPSQLATRVAALLAGDGRTSRARALALAAAAGAVLVPLASTAPVVAIAAPEAAAASADAAGRDLAELRGAAGVARGAVGARLDSVLTRYADYGFSGVVLVARGDRVLLEKGYGLADRERGIPMTAGTRFSAAGMTKLLTAAAVLRLERDGRLSAGDPASAHLGAFPGEKAGVTLHHLLVHEGGLARFGADVQRERRDDFVRAMKDAPLESRPGTAVRYSDPGYSLLGAVVERVAGEPFERYVERAFLRPAGMASTGWEPGVADGDPRVAREYAGQPDALTPVGRRPWVWGRRGSLGLVSTVGDLFRFHRALLAGAALPPSARDRMLSVHRAEGEGGEGYGWSKGISPGGRVHWRRIAGTPGMEGELLWFPAHDLTLVIYTNSRVGWRYAAWRAAEEIATGGAAPALPPAAARAAEVERYAGTYLLPDGRRLTVAARGRGLSIGAFDPALPRRSPWIGEDGRPLALPVRAVVVGGFAAVHPALGEFATLRFETDARGAVRGLHVRSPEGEAFARRSPPT; encoded by the coding sequence GGCTGTGGAAGGGCGCGCTGCTCGCCGCGGCGGTCGCGCTGCTCCTGCGGCTCCTGCGCGAGCGGAGCGCCGGCGCGCGCTACGCCGCCTGGTGGGCCACGCTCCTGGCCGTGGCGCTGCTCCCCGTCCTGTCGCTGTCCCGCGCCGCCATGGAGCCCTCGCCCGCCGCCGCGGCGGCTCCCGCGCCGGCGTGGACGGATGCCCCGCTCCCCGCGTCCGCCGCGGCGCCGGTCGCGGCGGCGGGTGACGCGGCCCCGGCGCGCGACGCGGCTCCGATCGTCCCGGCGGCGGACCCCGAGGCCCCGCGGGCGATGGATGCTGGGCCGGGCTTCGCGACCGCCCCGGTGCGCATCCCCGGCCCGCGGATCGCCGCCGGCGCCGTCGTGCTGCTGGGGATCGGCGTGCTGGCGTGGCTCGTCCGCTGGGGGGCGGGTGTGCGCGGGGTGCGGCGGCTCAAGCGGTGGGCGGCGCCGCTGCCGGGGGAGGTGGAGGCGGCGCTCGCTCCGCTCGCCGCCCGCGCGGGGTTGCGGCGGCCCGTGCGCTTCGGCTCCACGCACGAGGTCGCGACGCCGGTGGCGGCGGGCTTCCTCCGGCCGATGGTGCTGGTCCCCGCCCGCCTGCTCGACGAGCTGCCGCGCCAGGACCTGGCGGGCGTGGTCCTGCACGAGCTGGTGCACCTGCGCCGCCGCGACGACTGGGCGATCCTGGCGCAGCGGCTGGTGGAGGCGCTCTGCTGGTGGCACCCCGCCGCGCGCTGGATCGGGCGGCGGCTGGACCTGGAGCGCGAGATCGCCTGCGACGCCGCGGTGGCCCGCCTCACCGGCGACGGGCGGGGCTACGCCGGCTCGCTGGTGCGCCTGGCCCGCCTGGCCCGCCCCGCGCCCGCCGTGCTCGCCCCCGGCGCGGCCGGGGCGCCGAGCCAGCTCGCCACGCGCGTCGCCGCGCTGCTGGCGGGCGACGGGCGGACGTCCCGCGCGCGGGCGCTGGCGCTCGCGGCGGCGGCCGGCGCGGTGCTGGTGCCGCTCGCGTCCACGGCGCCCGTGGTGGCCATCGCCGCGCCGGAGGCCGCCGCCGCGAGCGCCGACGCGGCCGGGCGGGACCTCGCGGAGCTGCGCGGGGCGGCGGGGGTGGCGCGCGGGGCGGTGGGGGCGCGGCTGGACTCGGTGCTCACGCGCTACGCGGACTACGGCTTCTCGGGCGTGGTGCTGGTGGCGCGCGGCGACCGGGTGCTGCTGGAGAAGGGGTACGGGCTGGCCGACCGCGAGCGCGGCATCCCCATGACGGCCGGGACGCGCTTCAGCGCCGCGGGGATGACCAAGCTGCTCACCGCCGCGGCCGTGCTGCGCCTGGAGCGGGATGGGCGGCTCAGCGCGGGCGACCCGGCGTCGGCGCACCTGGGCGCGTTCCCGGGCGAGAAGGCGGGCGTCACCCTGCACCACCTGCTGGTGCACGAAGGCGGGCTGGCGCGCTTCGGGGCCGACGTGCAGCGCGAGCGCCGCGACGACTTCGTGCGGGCGATGAAGGACGCGCCGCTGGAGTCGCGCCCCGGCACGGCCGTCCGCTACTCCGACCCGGGGTACAGCCTGCTGGGCGCGGTGGTCGAGCGCGTCGCCGGCGAGCCGTTCGAGCGCTACGTGGAGCGCGCCTTCCTCCGCCCGGCCGGGATGGCGTCCACCGGGTGGGAGCCCGGCGTGGCGGACGGCGACCCACGGGTGGCGCGCGAGTACGCCGGGCAGCCCGACGCGCTCACGCCGGTCGGACGCCGCCCCTGGGTGTGGGGGCGCCGCGGCTCGCTGGGGCTGGTCTCCACCGTGGGCGACCTCTTCCGCTTCCACCGCGCGCTCCTGGCCGGCGCCGCGCTCCCGCCGTCCGCGCGCGACCGCATGCTCTCCGTCCACCGCGCGGAAGGCGAGGGCGGCGAGGGGTACGGCTGGTCGAAGGGGATCTCGCCCGGCGGCCGCGTCCACTGGCGGCGCATCGCGGGGACGCCGGGGATGGAGGGCGAGCTGCTCTGGTTCCCCGCGCACGACCTGACGCTGGTGATCTACACCAACAGCCGCGTGGGCTGGCGCTACGCCGCCTGGCGCGCCGCGGAGGAGATCGCCACGGGCGGCGCCGCCCCCGCGCTCCCGCCCGCCGCCGCCCGCGCCGCCGAGGTGGAGCGCTACGCCGGCACCTACCTCCTCCCGGATGGCCGCCGGCTCACGGTCGCGGCGCGCGGGCGCGGGCTCTCCATCGGCGCCTTCGACCCCGCGCTGCCGCGCCGCAGCCCGTGGATCGGCGAGGACGGGCGGCCGCTGGCGCTCCCAGTGCGCGCCGTCGTCGTCGGCGGCTTCGCGGCGGTGCACCCGGCGCTCGGCGAGTTCGCCACCCTGCGCTTCGAGACGGATGCGCGCGGCGCCGTCCGCGGACTCCACGTCCGCTCCCCCGAGGGCGAGGCCTTCGCCCGCAGATCCCCACCCACGTAA